In a genomic window of Sporocytophaga myxococcoides:
- a CDS encoding IS91 family transposase: MKPSFEVAHVLKAHWQQVEHSQINSWQLRTLGAVKRCRTAEMGGHMDACSSCGNVRISYNSCRNRHCPKCQGRKREEWIQSRQQELLPVPYFHVAFTLPQELNNIAMHKPALLYNTLFEAAWDTIQTFALDHKHLGAKTGMICILHTWGQTLSLHPHLHCIVP, from the coding sequence ATGAAGCCTTCTTTCGAAGTAGCCCATGTACTTAAAGCGCATTGGCAACAAGTGGAGCATTCCCAGATCAACTCTTGGCAACTGCGCACGCTCGGCGCTGTTAAAAGATGCCGGACTGCTGAGATGGGTGGACACATGGATGCTTGTTCTTCCTGTGGAAACGTGCGCATAAGTTACAATAGCTGCAGAAACAGACATTGTCCCAAGTGCCAGGGTAGGAAAAGAGAAGAATGGATACAAAGCAGACAGCAGGAACTCTTGCCTGTGCCATACTTTCATGTGGCATTTACGCTCCCTCAAGAGCTGAATAACATTGCCATGCATAAGCCTGCTCTTCTTTATAATACGCTCTTTGAAGCTGCATGGGATACGATTCAGACATTTGCTCTCGACCATAAACATCTGGGCGCAAAGACCGGAATGATCTGTATTCTTCATACATGGGGACAAACACTCTCTTTGCATCCCCATCTGCATTGTATTGTGCCA